A stretch of the Coprobacillus cateniformis genome encodes the following:
- a CDS encoding DivIVA domain-containing protein has protein sequence MANKIQLSPKKILNKQFQIDFKGYSATEVDYFLDSIVEDYETFASMLNDSYDQIENLQKENEALKMKLSHLEKERLLQQDNIRAMEENLSSNVDLLKRISSLEKEVYQGKE, from the coding sequence ATGGCTAACAAGATTCAATTAAGTCCTAAAAAAATATTAAACAAACAATTTCAAATAGATTTCAAGGGTTATAGTGCAACAGAAGTCGATTATTTTTTAGATTCTATAGTTGAAGATTATGAAACGTTTGCAAGTATGCTAAATGACTCTTACGATCAAATTGAAAATCTTCAAAAAGAAAATGAAGCATTAAAAATGAAACTTTCTCATTTGGAAAAGGAACGTTTGTTACAACAAGATAACATACGTGCAATGGAAGAAAACCTTTCTTCAAATGTAGATTTATTAAAAAGAATATCAAGTTTAGAAAAAGAAGTTTATCAGGGCAAGGAATAA
- the recU gene encoding Holliday junction resolvase RecU has protein sequence MVNYPNMKKNPILTVNSTSQKHYTAHRGMSLEEDISLSNEYYLIHNRAVIYKKPTPVQIVKVDYPRRESAKIVEAYYKTPSTTDYNGIYREKYIDFEAKETKAKTFPFGNISQHQIEHLQRIINHGGIAFIIIAFTSLNEVYLIDASHVICDYYHSHRKSMTYDRIKSLGHIIPQGYQPRLDYLNVIDEVYFKEDE, from the coding sequence ATGGTTAACTATCCAAATATGAAGAAAAATCCTATTTTAACAGTCAATTCGACTTCCCAGAAGCATTATACTGCACACCGTGGGATGTCACTAGAAGAAGATATTTCTTTATCTAACGAATATTATCTCATTCACAATCGGGCGGTCATTTACAAAAAACCAACCCCTGTTCAGATTGTCAAAGTCGACTATCCCCGTAGAGAATCGGCCAAAATTGTTGAAGCCTATTACAAGACACCTTCCACAACCGATTATAACGGTATCTATCGTGAGAAATATATTGACTTTGAAGCAAAAGAAACAAAAGCAAAGACATTTCCATTTGGAAATATCTCTCAACATCAAATTGAGCATTTACAAAGAATCATCAATCATGGTGGAATTGCTTTTATTATTATTGCATTTACAAGCCTAAATGAGGTATACTTAATTGATGCAAGTCATGTGATTTGCGATTATTATCATTCTCATAGAAAGTCAATGACCTATGACAGAATCAAATCTTTGGGGCATATCATTCCTCAAGGGTATCAACCCCGACTTGATTATCTCAATGTCATAGATGAGGTGTATTTTAAGGAGGACGAATGA
- a CDS encoding transglycosylase domain-containing protein: protein MKKMKLKKRPAKSPQQIQKQKKQRKKIIITCLVVVALLVTSATIYLGFGIFKQVEGFSKEKLLNEESSFLVDENDNQYFSLGQGGVRKNVSYDDIPQVMIDAVVAAEDSRFFEHNGFDLPRIVKALLGNIVAGGITGGGSTITQQVIKKSYYPKEEQTIERKAGEIILAIEATSQTTKEEILELYLNKIYFGYGNKAIGIYAASRYYFDKSVQNLTLPEAALLAGTLNSPNSFDPFKNLDKAQKRRNIILDLMELHGYITTEECESTKAIPVENTLKYNPISSGGKYQAYADKVVREVYERTGYDPNDTPMKITTSINTELQEKLDDISNGINYTYQDKKIKAGATVLEASTGRIVGVLSDRDYTPMGTSYAYAADKEKAKSDPNLRYGQRNQPGSSLKPIIAYAAAFEFLDYSTAHYVHDVPYSAGSYNPGNWNGKVHGDISIKEALKQSWNLAAIQTYQEVITGKDAYGNSVGNGIGDAKMKSYLEGFGFDMYEEKLGPQYAIGGWSTGVSTEEEAAAYAAIANGGTYIPPHAVTKIELLSTGEVIDLEADYNSEKQKALSAESSFMIRDIMTSYVKEGGSAMYNALNLGYNIGAKSGTSNFPDDLSNKKLAGENRDGWMAAFSPDYAWSVWSGYDSKNPQVLKSNSDANKIATIIAKTVHKGGLKNSYPSKPSGVVKASCISGIYPYVAAGDGVPSDRVVSGWFKKSNTPSGSASGASLKELASFTASLVEGKINVNFTEYDPVSMTQDATPTKKFGKYTVPYLGDINQIYGKVVYVAEVTDATGKIVHSEKLSTNTATLNFTPTPGSTYTVTGYYAFESSSGTSNKLTQTVTVEGSTIGTTYSQVSLTSTTLILQMNIPTGNSVNVSINGGEAKTISSSGQVPFSSLTPATKYTITMTETTSSGQTNTLTPYEFTTPEAATPTT, encoded by the coding sequence ATGAAAAAAATGAAATTGAAAAAGAGACCAGCAAAGTCTCCTCAACAAATTCAAAAACAAAAGAAACAAAGAAAAAAAATTATTATCACATGTCTAGTGGTAGTTGCTTTACTTGTTACATCAGCAACTATTTACTTAGGATTTGGAATTTTTAAACAGGTCGAAGGTTTTTCAAAAGAAAAATTATTAAATGAAGAATCATCATTTCTTGTAGATGAAAATGATAATCAGTATTTTTCACTTGGACAAGGTGGGGTCAGAAAAAATGTTTCTTATGATGACATTCCCCAAGTTATGATTGATGCTGTTGTCGCAGCAGAAGATTCACGATTCTTCGAACACAACGGATTTGATTTACCACGTATTGTCAAGGCTTTATTAGGAAATATTGTTGCTGGTGGTATTACTGGTGGGGGATCGACAATTACTCAGCAGGTAATTAAAAAATCTTATTATCCAAAAGAAGAACAGACAATTGAAAGAAAAGCAGGAGAAATCATTCTTGCAATTGAGGCAACTTCACAAACAACAAAAGAAGAAATTTTAGAATTATATCTTAATAAAATTTATTTTGGATATGGAAATAAAGCCATTGGTATTTATGCTGCATCAAGATACTATTTTGATAAATCAGTGCAAAATTTAACATTACCTGAAGCTGCTTTATTAGCTGGAACATTAAATTCACCAAACAGTTTTGATCCATTTAAAAATTTGGACAAAGCACAAAAACGTAGAAATATTATCTTAGATTTAATGGAATTACATGGATATATTACAACAGAGGAGTGCGAATCAACAAAAGCTATACCAGTTGAAAACACATTAAAATATAATCCTATTTCATCTGGTGGTAAATATCAGGCTTATGCTGATAAGGTCGTTCGTGAAGTTTATGAAAGAACTGGCTATGATCCAAATGACACGCCAATGAAAATCACAACATCTATCAATACCGAATTACAGGAAAAACTAGATGATATTTCAAATGGGATTAATTATACATATCAAGATAAAAAAATCAAAGCAGGGGCGACTGTTTTAGAAGCATCAACCGGTCGTATTGTAGGAGTTCTTTCAGACCGTGATTATACACCTATGGGAACAAGTTATGCTTACGCAGCTGATAAAGAAAAAGCCAAAAGCGATCCTAATTTACGATATGGTCAACGAAACCAACCTGGTTCATCTTTAAAACCAATTATCGCCTATGCTGCCGCATTTGAGTTCTTAGATTATTCTACTGCCCATTATGTCCATGATGTCCCTTACAGTGCTGGAAGCTATAATCCAGGCAACTGGAACGGAAAGGTTCATGGTGATATATCCATTAAAGAAGCATTAAAACAATCATGGAATTTAGCTGCCATCCAAACTTATCAGGAAGTTATTACTGGGAAAGATGCTTATGGCAATAGCGTTGGTAATGGTATTGGTGACGCCAAAATGAAAAGTTATCTTGAAGGTTTTGGATTTGATATGTACGAAGAAAAATTGGGTCCACAATATGCAATTGGTGGATGGAGTACTGGTGTTTCAACCGAAGAGGAAGCAGCCGCATACGCTGCTATTGCAAACGGTGGAACATACATTCCTCCTCATGCTGTTACAAAAATCGAATTATTATCTACTGGAGAAGTCATTGATTTAGAAGCAGATTATAATTCTGAAAAACAAAAAGCACTTTCAGCAGAATCTTCATTTATGATTCGTGACATCATGACAAGTTATGTTAAAGAAGGTGGAAGTGCAATGTATAACGCATTAAACCTTGGTTATAACATTGGAGCAAAATCTGGTACATCAAACTTCCCAGATGATTTGTCAAACAAAAAACTTGCTGGCGAAAATAGAGATGGTTGGATGGCAGCTTTCTCGCCTGATTATGCATGGAGTGTATGGTCTGGATACGACAGTAAAAATCCTCAAGTTTTAAAAAGCAATTCAGACGCAAATAAAATTGCTACTATTATTGCTAAAACTGTTCATAAGGGTGGATTAAAGAATTCTTATCCTTCAAAACCTTCTGGGGTTGTCAAAGCATCATGTATCTCTGGTATCTATCCATACGTTGCTGCTGGTGATGGTGTTCCAAGTGACCGTGTTGTCTCTGGATGGTTTAAAAAATCAAATACACCAAGTGGTTCTGCAAGTGGAGCTTCATTGAAAGAATTGGCAAGTTTTACTGCATCACTTGTTGAAGGAAAAATCAATGTTAACTTTACAGAATATGATCCTGTCTCTATGACTCAGGATGCAACACCAACGAAAAAATTTGGTAAGTATACAGTTCCTTATTTAGGCGACATTAATCAGATTTATGGAAAAGTTGTTTATGTTGCTGAAGTCACAGATGCAACAGGAAAAATTGTTCATAGTGAAAAACTGAGTACCAATACAGCGACTTTGAACTTTACACCTACACCTGGTAGCACCTATACAGTCACAGGATACTATGCATTTGAAAGCAGTAGTGGAACTTCAAATAAATTAACACAAACTGTAACAGTTGAGGGAAGCACTATTGGAACAACCTATTCACAAGTGAGTCTAACATCGACTACTCTTATATTACAAATGAATATTCCAACAGGGAATAGTGTAAATGTTTCTATCAATGGTGGTGAAGCGAAAACAATATCGTCTTCTGGTCAAGTCCCTTTCAGTTCTTTGACACCTGCCACAAAATATACAATTACAATGACAGAAACAACAAGTTCTGGTCAAACAAACACATTAACTCCTTATGAGTTTACAACACCAGAAGCTGCAACGCCAACTACATAA
- the nth gene encoding endonuclease III: MNKEKVTRILDEFDRMFPDAACELVHDNELELLIAVMLSAQTTDASVNKLTKNLFQKYHTVEDYARAPIEQLENDLRSIGLYRNKAKNVKAMAQQLIAEFGGQVPCDHDALQTLPGVGRKTANVVVSEGFKVPAIAVDTHVERISKRLGFALKKDSVLTVEKKLMKAVPKERWIKTHHQMIFFGRYHCKSMNPMCQDCHLIDICKEPKRKKYL, from the coding sequence ATGAATAAAGAAAAAGTAACACGTATATTAGATGAATTTGATCGCATGTTTCCAGATGCAGCATGTGAACTTGTCCATGATAATGAATTGGAATTACTTATTGCAGTTATGTTATCAGCTCAAACGACAGATGCTAGCGTTAATAAATTAACAAAAAATTTATTTCAAAAATATCATACAGTAGAAGATTATGCACGTGCACCAATAGAGCAATTAGAAAACGATTTGCGAAGTATTGGTTTGTATCGTAATAAGGCGAAAAATGTCAAAGCAATGGCGCAACAGCTGATTGCAGAATTTGGTGGACAGGTTCCATGTGATCATGATGCATTACAAACATTGCCAGGGGTTGGTCGTAAAACCGCAAATGTAGTTGTTTCAGAAGGATTTAAGGTTCCGGCTATTGCAGTTGATACTCATGTCGAACGTATCTCAAAAAGGCTAGGATTTGCTTTGAAAAAGGATTCTGTATTAACAGTAGAAAAGAAGTTAATGAAAGCAGTCCCTAAAGAACGTTGGATTAAGACGCATCATCAAATGATATTCTTTGGCAGATATCATTGTAAATCAATGAATCCAATGTGTCAGGATTGCCATTTGATAGATATCTGTAAGGAGCCCAAAAGAAAAAAATATTTATAA
- a CDS encoding DnaD domain protein translates to MDELLNSQCIDFRKLLILKAKSLKVTDQECYLLLIIMTMNDIGMKPITPSQIGQLCSLSLQQIDKTLISLVDKHFIARKRGTLDLLPIQKMLLNQNVEEEKDVDLISIFENAFGRSLNQMELEIINTFKRSGYDDQMILDALNESVKAGVINFRYIEKILDNWSRYGVKKRYAPSTPVVRQDVDQNIKDYKWWAEDE, encoded by the coding sequence ATGGATGAATTATTGAATAGTCAGTGTATTGATTTTAGGAAGTTATTAATATTAAAAGCAAAATCATTAAAAGTAACAGATCAGGAATGTTACTTGCTTTTAATTATTATGACAATGAATGATATTGGAATGAAACCTATTACACCTTCTCAAATTGGTCAACTTTGTTCTTTATCTTTGCAACAAATTGATAAAACATTAATCTCGCTCGTTGATAAACATTTTATTGCAAGAAAAAGAGGAACGTTAGATTTATTACCAATTCAAAAAATGCTTTTGAATCAAAATGTTGAAGAAGAAAAGGATGTTGATTTAATCTCGATTTTTGAGAATGCATTTGGAAGAAGCTTAAATCAAATGGAACTGGAGATTATTAATACTTTTAAAAGATCAGGTTATGATGATCAGATGATTTTAGATGCTTTAAATGAATCGGTGAAAGCAGGAGTTATTAATTTTAGATATATAGAAAAGATTCTTGATAACTGGTCTAGATATGGTGTAAAAAAACGTTATGCACCAAGTACGCCTGTTGTTAGACAAGATGTAGATCAAAATATAAAGGATTATAAATGGTGGGCAGAAGATGAATAA
- a CDS encoding zinc metallopeptidase, with product MMPFFYGFYGNSYYLFGTILVLIAAVLAIWAQMKVQSTYSRYKKIPNSKGITGAQIAREILDSEGLYDIQIFEVKGNLSDHYNPGKKTINLSTDIYQGTSIAALAVAAHECGHAIQYKEKYVPITLRNAILPIANVGQYLGWIAIFIGLALSNTNLAWFGFAAMCGILAFQVVTLPVEFNASSRALTILRTRYLSEGEYGGAKSMLSAAAMTYVAAMISTLMSMLRIFLVILGNSRND from the coding sequence ATGATGCCATTTTTTTATGGTTTTTATGGAAATTCTTATTATTTGTTTGGAACAATACTTGTATTGATTGCGGCTGTGCTAGCAATTTGGGCACAAATGAAAGTTCAATCAACATATTCACGCTATAAAAAGATTCCTAACAGTAAAGGAATTACAGGTGCACAGATTGCAAGAGAGATTTTAGATAGTGAAGGACTTTATGATATTCAGATTTTTGAAGTCAAAGGAAATTTAAGTGATCATTATAATCCTGGTAAAAAGACTATCAATTTGTCTACAGATATCTATCAAGGAACATCTATTGCAGCTTTAGCAGTAGCGGCCCATGAATGTGGTCATGCAATTCAGTATAAAGAAAAATATGTACCAATAACGCTTAGAAATGCTATTTTACCGATTGCCAATGTTGGTCAATATTTGGGGTGGATTGCTATTTTTATTGGACTTGCTTTAAGTAATACAAATCTGGCCTGGTTTGGATTTGCTGCAATGTGTGGAATTTTGGCATTTCAAGTTGTAACTTTACCTGTGGAGTTTAATGCGTCAAGTCGTGCATTAACGATTTTAAGAACGCGTTATTTAAGTGAAGGTGAGTATGGTGGAGCCAAAAGCATGTTGTCTGCAGCGGCTATGACTTATGTTGCAGCAATGATTTCAACATTAATGAGTATGCTTAGAATTTTCTTGGTGATTTTAGGAAATTCTAGAAATGATTAA
- a CDS encoding HU family DNA-binding protein produces the protein MNKKELIDIVSQKKDLTKKDAEALVDTVFDTMIESILEGDKVLISGFGTFKVNSRKERKGVSPKTKEMMIIPASKTVSFKPSNRLKDAMN, from the coding sequence ATGAACAAAAAAGAACTTATTGACATCGTTTCACAAAAGAAAGATTTAACGAAAAAAGATGCTGAAGCGTTAGTGGATACAGTTTTCGATACAATGATTGAAAGTATTTTAGAAGGAGATAAAGTTTTAATCTCAGGATTTGGAACTTTCAAAGTCAATAGTCGAAAAGAACGTAAAGGTGTAAGTCCAAAAACAAAAGAAATGATGATCATTCCAGCAAGTAAAACTGTTTCATTTAAACCAAGTAATAGATTAAAAGATGCAATGAATTAA
- the spoIVA gene encoding stage IV sporulation protein A yields MQTIDILKDIGKRCDGDIYLGVVGPVRVGKSSFIKRFMEMAVIPYIDDPDARIRATDELPQSGEGKMIMTVEPKFVPNQAARIFVEENLGVNIRLVDCVGYVIDGAKGYQDEQGIRYVKTPWYLEAIPFDEAAKIGTQKVIQDHSTIGIVMTCDGSICEIPAADYVQATDDVIQELKEIGKPFVIVVNSKDPRSIQCTQLVEDLKQKHDVPVVALKVNEMTSDDITHLLKEALFEFPINEVQIEVPRWIALMDSSHWLKQTLDESLEQSLQEISRFRDVEKIASSMSEFDFIDKAYLSSIDTSSSSACLRIKERKGLYNEILNEILGQDRFDSAMFLKQMQELMQMSKEYQAYQSAIKMVKQTGYGYALPIMDDIELSDPEVIKQGPRYGMKLVSTASTIHMIKVDIESTFEPIIGSKEQAEAFIQYLQSHGESNKEAIFDCDVFGRKLGDLINEGMRVKLASMNETACIRVHDILSKIVNKGKTNVIAIVL; encoded by the coding sequence ATGCAAACAATCGATATACTTAAAGACATAGGTAAAAGATGTGATGGGGATATTTATTTAGGAGTTGTTGGACCAGTCAGAGTTGGGAAATCTTCATTTATTAAACGTTTTATGGAAATGGCGGTTATTCCTTATATTGATGATCCAGATGCAAGAATTCGTGCAACTGATGAACTTCCACAATCTGGAGAAGGAAAAATGATTATGACTGTGGAGCCAAAATTTGTGCCTAATCAGGCAGCGCGTATTTTTGTTGAAGAAAATCTTGGTGTAAATATTCGTTTAGTGGATTGTGTTGGTTATGTGATTGATGGAGCAAAAGGATATCAAGATGAACAGGGAATACGTTATGTAAAAACCCCATGGTATTTAGAAGCTATTCCTTTTGATGAAGCGGCTAAGATTGGAACTCAAAAAGTCATTCAAGACCATTCAACAATTGGTATTGTTATGACGTGTGATGGTTCTATTTGTGAAATTCCGGCAGCTGATTATGTTCAGGCTACTGACGATGTTATTCAGGAGCTTAAGGAAATTGGAAAGCCATTTGTTATTGTGGTCAATTCAAAAGATCCAAGGAGTATTCAATGTACACAATTGGTAGAAGATTTAAAACAAAAACATGATGTTCCAGTTGTAGCGTTAAAAGTCAATGAAATGACAAGTGATGATATTACACATTTATTAAAAGAAGCATTATTTGAATTTCCAATCAATGAAGTTCAAATTGAAGTTCCTCGTTGGATAGCATTAATGGATTCCTCACATTGGTTAAAACAAACCTTAGATGAATCATTAGAACAATCTTTACAGGAAATCAGTCGTTTTAGAGATGTTGAGAAGATTGCTTCAAGTATGAGTGAATTTGATTTTATTGATAAAGCATATTTATCTTCAATTGATACATCATCTTCATCTGCCTGTTTAAGAATTAAAGAGAGAAAAGGTCTTTATAATGAAATTCTAAATGAAATTCTAGGACAAGATCGTTTTGACTCGGCAATGTTTTTAAAACAAATGCAGGAATTAATGCAGATGAGTAAAGAGTATCAAGCATACCAAAGTGCAATTAAGATGGTTAAGCAGACAGGTTATGGTTATGCATTGCCAATTATGGATGATATTGAATTGAGCGACCCTGAAGTTATAAAACAGGGACCACGTTATGGTATGAAACTTGTTTCCACAGCTTCTACAATTCATATGATTAAAGTGGATATAGAATCTACATTTGAACCAATTATCGGCTCAAAAGAGCAGGCTGAGGCGTTTATTCAATATCTACAAAGCCATGGTGAAAGTAATAAAGAAGCCATATTTGACTGTGATGTCTTTGGGCGTAAATTAGGTGATTTAATTAATGAAGGTATGCGTGTAAAATTGGCTTCTATGAATGAAACCGCTTGTATTCGTGTGCATGATATTCTCAGTAAAATTGTGAATAAAGGGAAGACAAATGTAATTGCAATAGTTTTATAA
- a CDS encoding VOC family protein, giving the protein MKYKNTLLIVKDLNVSKHFYKHVLGLRVLLDFHGTVTLSAGIVLQSYEIWKDIIRKNNDEIVTQNHAYELCFDTEDIDDFMNILNARNIPLVHPLKEYAWGQRVVRFYDPDGHMIEVGESMKKVLKRFLSQGLSYEEAAKRMGLPVDYVKEILQHG; this is encoded by the coding sequence ATGAAATACAAGAACACATTATTAATTGTTAAAGATTTAAATGTATCAAAACATTTTTATAAACATGTTTTAGGTCTAAGAGTTTTATTGGATTTTCATGGCACTGTAACACTATCAGCAGGAATTGTTCTTCAATCTTATGAAATTTGGAAAGATATTATCAGAAAAAACAATGATGAAATTGTGACACAAAATCATGCCTATGAATTGTGCTTTGACACTGAAGATATTGATGACTTTATGAATATTTTGAATGCTCGTAATATTCCACTTGTTCATCCCCTCAAAGAATATGCATGGGGTCAAAGAGTCGTTCGTTTTTATGATCCTGATGGACATATGATTGAAGTTGGCGAAAGCATGAAAAAAGTTCTTAAGCGTTTTTTGAGCCAAGGTTTATCTTATGAAGAAGCAGCGAAACGCATGGGTTTACCTGTCGATTATGTCAAGGAGATACTCCAACATGGATGA
- a CDS encoding iron chaperone, producing the protein MDDIDIYIQQYDSLSQKKLCQLRALILELAPDAEEKLSWGVPTYYDNGFLVQFAMNKKHLGFYCSPSAIEHFKERLSDYSTNNKNTIRFALHQDLPIELIKEIIQLRIQENLNQ; encoded by the coding sequence ATGGATGATATCGACATTTATATCCAACAATATGATTCTCTTTCTCAAAAAAAACTTTGTCAACTCAGAGCACTTATATTAGAACTTGCTCCAGATGCAGAAGAGAAATTATCATGGGGTGTTCCAACTTATTATGACAATGGTTTTCTTGTTCAATTTGCAATGAATAAAAAACACCTTGGTTTTTATTGCTCGCCATCAGCTATTGAACATTTCAAAGAGAGACTTTCTGATTATTCCACTAATAACAAAAACACAATTCGTTTTGCTCTTCATCAGGATTTACCAATTGAATTAATTAAAGAAATCATTCAATTGAGAATCCAAGAAAACTTAAATCAGTAA
- the abc-f gene encoding ribosomal protection-like ABC-F family protein — translation MALIQVKNLSFCYDGSYEYIFDDVSFVFDSSFKTALIGRNARGKTTFLKLLRGEYEYHGEIIKSEDCEYFPYSIEDIKQYTIDICYEIDAHLQQWELERELNFLEVDSDDVFYRPFETLSKGEQTKVLLAVLFLKHNAFLLIDEPTNHLDQSSREIVARYLKRQTGFLLVSHDRHFIDMCCDHIIAINPTSIEVMNGNFSTWFFEKQKKDERELAQNSKLKKDIVKMEISRRRTANWSDQVEKSKIGAADKGHVGHMAAKMMKRSKNIEKRRNKAIEDKKELLKDIEEYDDLKIFPERYFQPVLISFSHVSLFYANKILFQDLSLTIMNQDRVLLKGKNGCGKSSVISFILNQGVQSQGDYMIGSRLKISYVPQDCSHIIGDMEEFILSYQVDITLVKTILRKLGFARWHFERRLEELSEGQKKKMMIAISLATSAHLYIWDEPLNYIDIFSRMQIEKLVLEYQPTLLFVEHDTFFQETIATKIIDFDELI, via the coding sequence ATGGCACTTATACAAGTGAAAAATTTAAGTTTTTGTTATGATGGAAGTTATGAATATATTTTTGATGATGTTTCTTTTGTGTTCGATTCGTCTTTTAAGACAGCTTTAATTGGTAGAAATGCAAGAGGAAAAACAACTTTTTTAAAACTGTTAAGGGGTGAATATGAATATCATGGTGAGATTATTAAGAGTGAGGATTGTGAATATTTTCCTTATTCTATTGAGGATATTAAGCAATATACTATTGATATTTGTTATGAAATAGATGCTCATCTTCAACAGTGGGAATTAGAAAGAGAATTGAATTTTTTAGAAGTTGATAGTGATGATGTTTTTTATCGACCATTTGAGACGTTGTCTAAAGGTGAACAGACAAAGGTTTTGTTAGCTGTATTGTTTTTAAAACATAATGCTTTCTTATTGATTGATGAACCAACTAATCATTTAGATCAATCTTCTCGAGAAATTGTTGCACGTTATTTGAAACGACAAACAGGATTTCTTTTGGTCAGTCATGATCGTCATTTTATTGATATGTGTTGTGATCATATTATTGCTATTAATCCTACATCTATAGAAGTTATGAATGGAAATTTTTCAACTTGGTTTTTTGAAAAGCAAAAGAAAGATGAACGAGAATTAGCTCAAAACAGTAAGCTAAAAAAAGATATTGTAAAGATGGAGATATCTCGTAGAAGAACTGCGAATTGGTCTGATCAGGTAGAAAAGTCTAAAATTGGTGCCGCTGATAAGGGGCATGTTGGGCATATGGCGGCAAAAATGATGAAAAGGTCTAAGAATATAGAGAAGCGTAGAAATAAGGCTATAGAAGATAAAAAAGAGCTTTTAAAGGATATTGAGGAATATGATGACTTAAAAATCTTTCCTGAACGTTATTTTCAACCAGTTCTTATTTCTTTTTCACATGTGTCTTTATTCTATGCAAACAAAATTCTGTTTCAGGATTTAAGTTTGACGATTATGAATCAGGATCGAGTTCTTCTCAAAGGGAAGAATGGCTGTGGTAAATCAAGTGTAATTTCATTTATATTGAATCAAGGCGTTCAAAGTCAAGGTGATTATATGATAGGCAGTCGTTTGAAAATATCCTATGTTCCTCAGGACTGTTCTCATATTATAGGAGATATGGAAGAATTTATTCTTTCATATCAAGTTGATATAACACTGGTCAAAACAATTTTAAGAAAACTTGGATTTGCACGTTGGCATTTTGAAAGAAGGTTAGAAGAACTCTCAGAGGGACAGAAGAAGAAAATGATGATTGCTATTTCTTTAGCTACTTCCGCTCATCTTTATATATGGGATGAACCATTAAATTATATTGATATTTTTTCAAGAATGCAGATTGAAAAACTGGTATTAGAATATCAGCCGACATTATTATTTGTAGAACATGATACTTTTTTTCAAGAAACAATCGCAACCAAAATTATTGATTTTGATGAACTTATTTGA
- a CDS encoding stage VI sporulation protein F, which translates to MDKQDKLLDKVSSKTHVSKSDILSLANDLQTKDLNNQDNIKDFVNKISKLTNKQVRPEQMNKIINIIQNNQVPTDIDKFM; encoded by the coding sequence TTGGATAAACAAGATAAATTATTAGATAAGGTTTCTAGTAAAACACATGTTTCTAAATCAGATATTCTGTCTTTGGCAAATGATCTTCAAACAAAAGATTTAAATAACCAGGACAATATTAAAGATTTTGTCAATAAGATATCAAAATTGACAAATAAACAAGTGCGACCAGAACAAATGAATAAGATTATTAATATCATTCAAAACAATCAAGTGCCAACTGATATTGATAAATTTATGTAG